In one window of Ruminococcus albus AD2013 DNA:
- a CDS encoding lectin-like protein — MSIKQTLCGIAALTLMLSSGMVVADAAGAATENGAENKLLDTISYRGHVYQLFDGGLTWSEAKEACEKLGGHLATITSTEEQRSIEDHLGEPICNNYWIGGYRDGDSWKWITDESFEYTNWESGEPNNYGGSENYVHMFGDGYKTRGRWNDASDSGAAYANSYYDLDKYGYICEFDPANPDVTYTPGDSCANLEWNAVPNAEKYAVCGFVSGKWTKLDETTDTSYTVKNLTAGKDYKVAVIAMFGDEWYDDFSKAIIVTPNSAVIYPKVSNININSKSHQAKIDWEAVPGAEKYGIAVLINGKWKVQGYTDADTTTITTPKLKTNTEYKLVICAKVNGKWETSKLNERAFRFIAL; from the coding sequence ATGTCAATAAAACAAACTTTGTGTGGAATAGCGGCACTTACACTTATGCTTTCAAGCGGTATGGTTGTCGCTGATGCGGCGGGTGCTGCAACAGAAAATGGAGCAGAAAACAAACTGCTCGATACTATCTCGTACCGCGGCCATGTATATCAGCTGTTTGACGGTGGTCTTACATGGAGCGAAGCAAAGGAAGCGTGCGAAAAGCTCGGTGGACATCTTGCTACGATCACTTCCACAGAGGAGCAGAGATCCATAGAAGATCATCTTGGCGAACCCATCTGCAACAATTACTGGATCGGCGGATATCGTGACGGAGATTCATGGAAATGGATCACCGATGAAAGCTTTGAGTATACCAACTGGGAGTCAGGCGAACCAAATAACTATGGCGGCTCCGAGAATTACGTTCATATGTTTGGTGACGGATACAAGACCAGAGGCAGATGGAATGACGCATCTGACAGCGGTGCAGCATACGCCAACAGTTATTACGATCTTGATAAGTACGGTTATATATGTGAATTTGATCCTGCAAACCCCGATGTCACTTACACCCCCGGTGACAGCTGTGCGAACCTTGAATGGAACGCAGTTCCCAATGCCGAGAAGTATGCTGTATGCGGTTTTGTAAGCGGCAAATGGACGAAGCTCGACGAGACGACCGATACTTCCTACACTGTAAAAAATCTTACAGCTGGAAAGGATTACAAGGTTGCAGTGATCGCCATGTTCGGCGATGAATGGTACGACGATTTTTCAAAAGCTATCATCGTTACTCCGAATTCGGCAGTTATTTATCCCAAAGTAAGCAATATTAACATAAACAGCAAATCTCATCAGGCAAAGATCGACTGGGAAGCTGTTCCCGGTGCGGAAAAATACGGCATTGCTGTGCTGATAAACGGCAAGTGGAAGGTACAGGGCTACACAGATGCCGATACTACCACTATCACCACCCCCAAGCTCAAAACCAACACTGAATATAAGCTCGTAATATGTGCGAAGGTCAACGGCAAGTGGGAAACAAGCAAGCTAAATGAAAGAGCGTTCAGATTCATCGCTTTATAA
- a CDS encoding helix-turn-helix domain-containing protein, whose amino-acid sequence MDQIKTGALIRQLRLSAGLTQKQLAEKVNVSDKAVSKWECGNGAPDVSLLADLAEVFGTDVNTLLSGSKDINESEKGDMKKIRFYVCKDCGGIMTSTSEASVSCCGNRLSPIVPKKAEGDDVLKTEVIDGELFVTADHEMTKQHYISFLAYVCDSTVMMFRQYPEWKMQARLPLVRMGRLIWYCTEHGAFYQDIK is encoded by the coding sequence ATGGATCAGATAAAAACTGGGGCTCTGATAAGGCAGCTGAGACTTTCGGCTGGGCTTACACAGAAACAGCTGGCAGAAAAAGTCAACGTAAGCGACAAGGCAGTATCAAAATGGGAGTGCGGCAACGGTGCGCCGGATGTATCTCTGCTTGCCGACCTGGCGGAGGTATTCGGCACAGATGTGAACACCCTGCTTTCGGGCAGTAAAGATATAAACGAAAGTGAGAAAGGCGATATGAAAAAGATAAGATTTTACGTATGCAAGGACTGCGGCGGCATAATGACTTCGACTTCGGAAGCTTCTGTCAGCTGCTGTGGAAACAGGCTTTCACCCATAGTGCCCAAAAAGGCGGAGGGTGATGATGTTTTGAAAACCGAGGTGATCGACGGCGAACTGTTCGTGACCGCCGACCATGAGATGACAAAGCAGCATTATATCTCATTTCTGGCGTATGTCTGCGACAGCACCGTGATGATGTTCAGGCAGTATCCCGAGTGGAAGATGCAGGCAAGATTGCCCCTCGTGCGCATGGGCAGACTGATATGGTACTGCACCGAACATGGGGCGTTCTATCAGGATATCAAATAA
- a CDS encoding glycoside hydrolase family 3 protein — MATLNWKDYLAKAAEVNAEGAVLLTNNGVLPLDKNSETAVFGRIQLDYYKSGTGSGGMVNVDKVTGIVDGLLEAGAKLNEEVLKTYRDYVAEHPYDYGEGWGGEPWCQEEMPLDDALVKKAAETSNTAVCIIGRTAGEEQDNGVKAGSYLLTDGEKAMLRKVRDNFQNMVVLLNVGNIIDMGFIDEFSPDAVMYVWQGGMTGGTGSAKVLLGEVSPCGKLPDTIAYDITDYPSDKNFHDRDRNFYTEDIYVGYRYFETFAKDKVRFPFGFGLSYTKFEISAEGRKTKSGAVITAKVKNIGNTAGKEVVQVYTEAPNGKLGKAARVLCGFEKTKLLAPNEEQTLTIEVTERDIASYDDSGVTGHAYAWVTEAGEYKFYAGSDVRSAKECFSFTRNDTKVIEQLEQALAPVMPFKRMVRTAEGLSFEDTPLSKVDEAARRLEYLPEEIAFTGDKGIRTADVFHGKNTLDEFIAQLDDNDLNCLVRGEGMCSPKVTPGTAAAFGGIAKHLEELGIPAGCCSDGPSGMRLDVGTKAFSLPNGTLIAATFNKPLITELFTYLGLEMRANKVDCLLGPGMNIHRHPLNGRNFEYFSEDPVLTGDMAAAELKGLHSQGVEGTIKHFCGNNQETNRHFLDSAVSERALREIYLRGFETAVKEGGARSVMTTYGKVNDLWTAGSFDLNTMILRKDWGFDGFTMTDWWANINDRGCAPDKNNFAAMVRAQNDVYMVCADGERGSDNVIAALADGRLTRAELQRSARNILSFMMSTHAMARKLGEDEAVEVINKPAETVDDGAGDRVFLLDGDLTIDMSGVKTERNLDYSFTVDVAQLGQYRMEMTASSTQSELAQMPVTVFSMGTAWGTFTWNGTGGKPVTFAVEEMPMFSRYTIFRLHFGLGGLDMDKIVFKKIRPAEGTGLCVEDI, encoded by the coding sequence ATGGCTACACTAAACTGGAAAGATTATCTCGCAAAAGCGGCAGAAGTAAATGCAGAGGGCGCAGTACTGCTGACAAACAACGGCGTTCTCCCGCTGGATAAGAACTCTGAAACAGCTGTTTTCGGACGTATACAGCTGGATTATTACAAAAGCGGCACAGGCTCGGGAGGCATGGTTAATGTTGACAAGGTCACAGGCATAGTTGACGGTCTGCTTGAAGCAGGCGCAAAGCTCAACGAGGAAGTGCTGAAAACTTACAGGGACTATGTGGCTGAACACCCCTACGACTACGGCGAGGGCTGGGGCGGCGAGCCCTGGTGTCAGGAGGAGATGCCCCTTGACGATGCTCTTGTAAAAAAGGCGGCAGAGACCTCAAATACAGCCGTATGCATCATCGGACGTACCGCAGGCGAAGAGCAGGACAACGGCGTAAAGGCAGGTTCCTATCTGCTTACCGACGGCGAAAAGGCTATGCTTCGCAAGGTCAGGGATAATTTCCAGAATATGGTCGTTCTGCTGAATGTGGGCAATATCATCGATATGGGCTTTATCGACGAATTCTCCCCCGATGCGGTAATGTACGTATGGCAGGGCGGAATGACAGGCGGCACAGGTTCGGCTAAGGTACTGCTGGGCGAGGTATCCCCCTGCGGCAAACTGCCCGATACCATCGCTTATGATATCACCGACTACCCCTCCGATAAGAATTTCCACGACAGGGACAGAAATTTCTACACCGAGGATATATACGTAGGTTACAGATATTTCGAGACTTTCGCAAAGGACAAAGTGCGCTTCCCCTTCGGTTTCGGACTCAGCTATACCAAGTTCGAGATAAGCGCCGAAGGCAGAAAAACGAAAAGCGGCGCAGTTATCACCGCTAAGGTGAAGAATATCGGCAATACCGCAGGCAAGGAAGTTGTACAGGTTTATACAGAAGCCCCCAACGGCAAGCTGGGCAAGGCGGCGAGAGTTCTCTGCGGATTTGAAAAGACAAAACTCCTTGCACCCAATGAAGAACAGACGCTGACGATAGAAGTCACTGAGCGCGACATAGCTTCCTACGATGACAGCGGCGTTACGGGTCATGCATATGCATGGGTAACTGAAGCAGGCGAGTATAAATTCTATGCGGGCAGTGATGTGCGCAGTGCAAAGGAATGCTTCTCATTCACCCGGAACGATACCAAGGTCATCGAACAGCTTGAACAGGCTCTCGCACCCGTTATGCCTTTCAAGAGAATGGTGCGCACCGCAGAGGGTCTTTCCTTTGAGGATACTCCCCTTTCAAAGGTTGACGAAGCCGCAAGACGTCTTGAATATCTCCCCGAAGAGATAGCTTTCACAGGTGATAAGGGCATACGCACCGCCGACGTTTTCCACGGCAAAAACACCCTTGATGAATTCATCGCACAGCTTGACGACAATGACCTGAACTGCCTTGTACGCGGCGAGGGTATGTGTTCACCCAAGGTAACTCCGGGTACTGCGGCGGCATTCGGCGGCATAGCAAAACATCTGGAAGAACTTGGAATACCCGCAGGATGCTGTTCCGACGGTCCCTCGGGAATGAGACTTGATGTTGGCACAAAGGCTTTCAGCCTGCCCAATGGCACACTCATCGCGGCGACCTTCAACAAGCCCCTTATCACCGAACTTTTCACATATCTCGGCTTGGAGATGAGGGCTAACAAGGTTGATTGTCTGCTGGGACCCGGCATGAATATCCACCGCCACCCTCTCAACGGCAGAAATTTCGAGTACTTCTCCGAAGACCCCGTACTCACAGGAGATATGGCGGCTGCCGAGCTCAAAGGTCTGCACTCGCAGGGCGTGGAAGGCACTATCAAGCACTTCTGCGGAAACAATCAGGAGACCAACAGACACTTCCTCGATTCGGCTGTAAGCGAAAGAGCACTGCGCGAGATATATCTCCGCGGCTTTGAAACAGCTGTCAAAGAGGGTGGTGCAAGGTCGGTAATGACCACCTACGGCAAGGTCAATGATCTTTGGACAGCGGGAAGCTTCGACCTGAACACCATGATACTCCGCAAGGACTGGGGCTTTGACGGCTTCACAATGACAGACTGGTGGGCAAATATCAACGACCGCGGCTGTGCTCCCGACAAGAACAATTTCGCCGCGATGGTACGCGCGCAGAACGATGTGTACATGGTATGCGCAGACGGTGAAAGAGGCAGTGACAATGTTATAGCGGCACTGGCAGACGGCAGACTTACCCGCGCAGAACTTCAGAGGTCCGCAAGGAACATACTCTCATTCATGATGAGCACTCATGCTATGGCAAGAAAGCTTGGCGAGGACGAGGCTGTTGAAGTTATCAACAAGCCCGCCGAGACCGTTGACGATGGCGCAGGCGACAGAGTGTTCCTGCTGGACGGCGACCTTACCATAGATATGAGCGGCGTGAAGACCGAGAGAAATCTCGATTACAGCTTCACTGTAGATGTGGCACAGTTAGGTCAGTACCGCATGGAAATGACAGCAAGCTCAACACAGAGCGAGCTTGCACAGATGCCCGTGACCGTATTCAGCATGGGTACTGCATGGGGCACATTCACATGGAACGGCACAGGAGGAAAACCCGTGACCTTCGCCGTGGAAGAGATGCCCATGTTCTCCCGCTATACTATATTCAGGCTTCACTTCGGTCTGGGCGGACTTGATATGGATAAGATAGTATTCAAAAAAATAAGACCCGCCGAGGGCACAGGTCTGTGCGTTGAGGATATCTGA
- a CDS encoding ABC transporter ATP-binding protein translates to MSAFVEFKNVKKTYKTGEVEIQALKDASFEIEKGEFCVIVGASGAGKTTILNILGGMDTLTSGSVKLDGREISKFGKKELTAYRRYDIGFVFQFYNLVQNLTAKENVELAAQICKDPLDAEEVLKQVGLGERMKNFPAQLSGGEQQRVAIARALAKNPKLLLCDEPTGALDYNTGKAVLKLLQDTCRKSGMTVVVITHNSALAAMADRIITVKSGTVESMRLNTEIVDVENIEW, encoded by the coding sequence TTTTGTTGAATTCAAAAACGTGAAAAAGACCTATAAAACAGGCGAAGTCGAGATACAGGCGCTGAAAGATGCCTCCTTTGAGATAGAGAAGGGCGAGTTCTGCGTTATCGTCGGGGCTTCGGGCGCAGGCAAGACTACGATACTCAATATTCTCGGGGGTATGGATACCCTGACCTCGGGAAGCGTGAAACTTGACGGACGTGAAATATCAAAGTTCGGCAAAAAGGAACTTACAGCTTACAGAAGGTACGATATCGGCTTCGTTTTCCAGTTCTACAATCTTGTGCAGAACCTTACCGCCAAGGAGAATGTCGAGCTTGCGGCACAGATATGCAAAGACCCTCTCGATGCGGAAGAAGTTCTGAAACAGGTGGGGCTCGGCGAGAGAATGAAGAACTTCCCCGCTCAGCTTTCGGGCGGCGAACAGCAGAGAGTTGCCATAGCCAGAGCTCTGGCAAAAAATCCCAAGCTGCTGCTTTGCGATGAGCCTACAGGCGCACTGGACTACAACACAGGCAAGGCAGTGCTTAAACTATTGCAGGATACCTGCCGCAAAAGCGGTATGACTGTGGTGGTCATCACCCATAACTCCGCACTGGCAGCTATGGCTGACAGGATAATAACAGTTAAAAGCGGTACTGTTGAAAGCATGAGACTTAACACGGAGATAGTAGATGTTGAAAACATCGAGTGGTGA
- a CDS encoding ABC transporter permease — protein MKSKLKVSTFRDIKSTFGRFAAILAIIALGVGFFSGVRITTPAMVKTLGGFMEDHELYDYRIVSTLGWEECDVETLRVRDDVRAAEGAYSLDIMFKDDYGNAPVMKVHSLTENVNVPEILEGRLPENDSECVMDGKTSYKLGDVLYVNTENEKDTLEKFKPREVTVVGLVYSPAYVHFERGTTSLGNGTINGFIYLNKSAFDMEAYSELYVKLDHELEVYSDEYEDYMAKREDGWEKAAEDAAEERYDRIVSDAEDELADGRKKLEDAREEGQQKLDDARADLDDAKEELDKAAKELKDAEKEIADGEKEIADNEKKLKDAKITLDDSEKQLRNGKYQLDNAWSQLMTSKAEIDVNEKKITEGEAALKKAQAELDAGAEQINAGIAEIEVQTAALDEQYAQFMAEYGEYLEMMDMLPPEQAEQITAAKAQIDGGYAQLEAAKSELLMKQEELTAGQAELDAKKATLAEGRKQLEAGKAQYAQGYAKYNASWAEYQSGKAKLDSGRYEYNDGVKKLADGKKELENGKKEYEDGKAEYEDGLKKYEDGEAEYEDGLTSFDEEIADAEQELADGEKELRDLKKPDVFLLDRDTNIGYACFENDSSIVGKLAKVFPVFFILVAALVCMTTMSRMVEERRTQIGTLKALGYSESAIMSKFTIYAGSAALLGWSIGYALGTYIFPQVIWLNYKLMYIELDVGYLFDWKLALLAGLVSLLCSVGAAWLSCRYELSETAAELMRPKSPKAGKRVLLEYFPSIWNRMKFLHKVSIRNIFRYKKRFFMMVVGISGCTALLLTGFGMSDSVGDFAVVQYEEIVTADASVTYSSDDNGDMPGELKEKLESTGATHADLYAGSWDLVTKDAVKSISLMAPVDFSELNGSMNFNKPDGSKIDPPTGDEALVSISIMQRYGVKEGDTITLRDENMRMMEFTVKAVFDNHVYNYVFIPYDSIENQLGEKFGLNEAYVNFPENTDVYQAQTDIAKLKCVKNLSLFEDLKKRMTDSMASLDYVVLLVIICAALLAFIVLYNLTNINITEREREIATIKVLGFFKKETSAYVLRENLFLTGLGIIVGLILGNMLLHFVMSYLVVDMVCFKERILVRSYLYSIGLTIVFNLLVNIVMENKLEKINMAESLKSVE, from the coding sequence ATGAAGTCAAAACTTAAAGTTTCAACTTTCAGGGATATAAAAAGCACCTTCGGACGTTTTGCGGCGATACTGGCGATAATCGCCCTGGGTGTGGGATTTTTCTCGGGAGTCAGGATAACTACCCCTGCAATGGTGAAGACCCTTGGCGGTTTCATGGAAGATCATGAACTTTACGATTACAGGATAGTATCCACTCTCGGCTGGGAAGAATGCGATGTTGAGACCCTCCGCGTTCGTGATGATGTCCGTGCGGCTGAGGGCGCTTATTCTCTGGACATAATGTTCAAGGACGACTACGGCAACGCCCCTGTTATGAAAGTACATTCGCTGACAGAAAATGTGAATGTCCCCGAGATACTGGAAGGCAGACTGCCCGAGAATGACAGCGAGTGCGTTATGGACGGCAAGACCTCCTATAAGCTGGGAGATGTGCTGTATGTGAATACCGAGAACGAGAAAGACACCCTTGAAAAGTTCAAGCCCCGTGAAGTCACCGTGGTGGGACTGGTGTATTCCCCCGCATACGTTCACTTTGAGAGAGGTACCACCTCCCTCGGCAACGGTACGATAAACGGATTTATATATCTTAACAAAAGCGCTTTCGATATGGAAGCCTATTCGGAGCTGTACGTAAAACTCGACCATGAGCTTGAAGTATATTCCGACGAATACGAAGACTACATGGCGAAGCGTGAAGACGGCTGGGAAAAGGCGGCAGAGGACGCCGCTGAGGAGAGATACGACCGCATAGTATCCGATGCAGAAGACGAACTTGCGGACGGAAGAAAGAAACTTGAAGATGCCCGCGAAGAGGGTCAGCAGAAGCTTGACGATGCCCGCGCAGATCTTGATGACGCTAAGGAAGAACTGGATAAGGCTGCAAAAGAGCTCAAAGATGCTGAAAAAGAGATAGCTGACGGCGAAAAGGAGATCGCGGACAACGAGAAGAAACTCAAGGACGCGAAGATCACCCTTGACGACAGCGAAAAACAGCTCCGGAACGGCAAATATCAGCTTGACAATGCATGGTCACAGCTTATGACGAGCAAGGCTGAGATAGATGTTAACGAAAAAAAGATCACCGAGGGCGAAGCGGCGCTGAAAAAGGCACAGGCTGAACTCGATGCGGGTGCTGAACAGATAAACGCAGGTATTGCGGAGATAGAGGTCCAGACCGCGGCTCTTGACGAGCAGTACGCGCAGTTCATGGCGGAATACGGCGAGTATCTCGAAATGATGGATATGCTCCCTCCCGAACAGGCAGAACAGATAACTGCGGCTAAGGCGCAGATAGACGGCGGATACGCACAGCTTGAAGCGGCTAAGAGCGAACTTCTTATGAAGCAGGAAGAACTCACGGCGGGACAGGCTGAACTTGACGCAAAGAAAGCGACTCTCGCAGAGGGCAGAAAACAACTTGAAGCGGGAAAAGCACAGTACGCTCAGGGATATGCGAAATATAACGCTTCATGGGCTGAATATCAGTCGGGCAAGGCAAAGCTTGACAGCGGCAGATACGAATACAATGACGGCGTAAAAAAACTTGCTGACGGCAAAAAGGAACTTGAAAACGGCAAAAAGGAATACGAAGACGGAAAAGCCGAGTATGAGGACGGTCTTAAAAAGTATGAGGACGGCGAGGCTGAATACGAGGACGGTCTGACTTCATTTGATGAAGAGATAGCAGATGCAGAGCAGGAACTGGCAGACGGCGAAAAAGAGCTCCGCGACTTGAAAAAGCCCGATGTTTTCCTGCTTGACAGAGATACCAACATCGGCTATGCCTGCTTTGAGAACGATTCTTCCATCGTGGGCAAGCTGGCTAAGGTCTTCCCTGTATTTTTCATACTTGTAGCGGCACTGGTATGCATGACCACCATGAGCCGTATGGTCGAGGAACGCCGCACACAGATAGGCACGCTTAAAGCCCTCGGTTACTCCGAAAGTGCGATAATGAGCAAGTTCACCATATACGCAGGAAGCGCGGCACTTCTGGGCTGGTCCATAGGCTATGCACTGGGCACTTATATATTCCCGCAGGTCATCTGGCTCAACTACAAGCTTATGTACATAGAGCTTGATGTTGGATATCTGTTTGACTGGAAACTGGCTCTGCTGGCGGGCTTGGTATCTCTGCTTTGCTCGGTAGGTGCGGCATGGCTGTCGTGCAGATATGAACTCAGCGAAACAGCGGCTGAACTCATGCGCCCGAAATCACCAAAGGCGGGCAAGAGAGTACTTCTGGAATACTTCCCTTCCATATGGAACAGAATGAAGTTCCTGCACAAGGTATCTATACGTAATATATTCAGGTACAAAAAGCGTTTCTTCATGATGGTTGTCGGCATAAGCGGCTGTACTGCACTGCTTCTCACAGGATTCGGTATGTCCGATTCGGTAGGAGATTTCGCAGTGGTGCAGTATGAAGAGATCGTAACAGCAGACGCTTCGGTTACTTATTCTTCCGATGACAACGGCGATATGCCCGGGGAACTCAAAGAAAAGCTTGAAAGCACGGGAGCGACCCACGCCGACCTTTATGCTGGTTCATGGGATCTTGTGACAAAGGACGCAGTCAAGAGCATAAGCCTTATGGCGCCTGTTGATTTCAGCGAATTAAATGGCAGTATGAACTTCAACAAGCCCGACGGCAGCAAAATAGACCCGCCCACAGGTGATGAAGCACTTGTAAGCATCAGCATTATGCAGAGATACGGCGTAAAAGAGGGCGACACTATCACCCTGAGAGATGAAAATATGCGTATGATGGAATTCACAGTTAAAGCAGTGTTCGATAACCACGTATACAACTATGTTTTCATACCCTATGATTCCATTGAAAACCAGCTTGGCGAGAAATTCGGGCTGAATGAAGCTTACGTGAATTTCCCCGAGAACACCGACGTTTATCAGGCGCAGACCGACATTGCAAAGCTGAAATGCGTGAAAAACCTGAGCCTGTTTGAAGACCTGAAAAAACGTATGACAGACTCCATGGCGAGCCTTGACTACGTTGTGCTGCTGGTAATAATATGTGCGGCACTGCTGGCATTCATCGTGCTTTATAATCTCACCAACATAAACATCACCGAAAGAGAGCGCGAGATAGCCACAATAAAGGTACTGGGATTCTTCAAAAAAGAGACCTCGGCTTATGTGCTGAGAGAAAACCTCTTCCTTACAGGTCTTGGTATCATAGTCGGGCTGATACTCGGAAATATGCTGCTGCACTTTGTAATGTCATATCTCGTCGTTGACATGGTATGCTTCAAGGAGAGGATACTCGTAAGAAGCTATCTGTACAGCATAGGTCTGACGATAGTATTCAATCTGCTGGTGAATATCGTTATGGAAAACAAACTTGAAAAGATAAATATGGCTGAAAGCCTTAAATCGGTAGAATAG